A region from the uncultured Draconibacterium sp. genome encodes:
- a CDS encoding helix-turn-helix domain-containing protein encodes MENQVFLSKQVLSELKQIKTLLAENKTVFNVEELAQYTGLSKSKIYKLLSKKLIPTGTNANIRQKFFYKKDIDLWLMGISKEELEIEGEFNKMLSENRKR; translated from the coding sequence ATGGAAAATCAAGTATTTCTATCAAAACAGGTTCTTAGCGAACTGAAACAAATTAAAACCCTACTGGCAGAGAACAAAACTGTTTTTAATGTTGAAGAACTGGCTCAGTACACCGGCCTATCCAAAAGCAAAATTTACAAACTGCTCAGTAAAAAACTTATTCCCACCGGCACTAATGCCAACATCCGGCAAAAGTTCTTTTATAAAAAAGACATAGATCTCTGGCTAATGGGCATTTCCAAGGAGGAGCTGGAAATAGAAGGTGAGTTCAACAAGATGTTGTCAGAAAACAGGAAAAGATGA
- a CDS encoding toprim domain-containing protein, producing the protein MRFSKLQCDTAREIPITEFLKRSGHSPVKENQHSAWYLSPIRKESEASFKVSKVLNRWYDHGIGKGGNIIDLLIEMNNNCSVSDALAILAKNIPSFSFQQQNNMVTPTPEPAIQIDKILPIRHPALIKYLLQRKIDIKTAARFASQVHYSMNQKRYFALGLENVSGGWELRNPYYKNAAAPKDFSYFTTGKQLLSVTEGMFDFFSLLMLYPGLPRQSDFLVLNSVSFMNRIHSIAQTYPKVGLYLDNDSAGKKATKQLLADLTNSVDMSAIYKNTKDLNQLLIARNQRLRRSPW; encoded by the coding sequence ATGAGATTTTCTAAACTACAATGCGATACGGCTCGTGAAATTCCGATTACAGAATTTCTGAAAAGATCCGGCCATTCACCGGTAAAAGAAAACCAACATTCAGCCTGGTACCTTAGTCCAATTAGAAAGGAAAGTGAAGCATCATTTAAGGTTTCCAAAGTTCTTAACCGCTGGTACGATCATGGAATTGGCAAGGGCGGAAATATTATCGATCTGTTAATCGAAATGAATAACAACTGCAGCGTTAGTGATGCGCTTGCGATTCTGGCTAAAAACATTCCATCTTTCTCTTTTCAGCAGCAGAATAATATGGTTACGCCAACGCCTGAACCGGCAATCCAGATTGATAAGATCCTCCCCATTCGACACCCGGCATTAATCAAATATTTGTTGCAAAGAAAAATAGATATAAAAACTGCAGCACGATTTGCCAGTCAGGTTCATTATTCAATGAATCAAAAACGATACTTCGCTTTAGGTTTGGAAAATGTTTCTGGAGGCTGGGAACTTCGAAATCCGTATTATAAAAATGCCGCAGCACCAAAAGACTTTTCCTATTTCACTACAGGTAAACAATTGTTGAGTGTTACCGAAGGCATGTTTGATTTTTTTAGTTTGCTAATGCTTTATCCTGGCTTACCACGCCAATCAGATTTTTTGGTATTGAACTCTGTTTCGTTTATGAACCGTATCCATAGTATTGCCCAAACTTATCCCAAAGTTGGTCTCTATCTCGATAATGATTCAGCTGGTAAAAAAGCGACCAAACAGTTATTGGCCGATCTAACGAACAGTGTCGATATGTCGGCCATCTATAAAAACACAAAAGATCTGAATCAGCTGTTGATAGCCCGAAACCAACGTCTGCGGAGGTCTCCGTGGTAA